A genomic region of Tsukamurella pulmonis contains the following coding sequences:
- a CDS encoding nitroreductase family protein gives MALDFPHLDLSADEVLTTTRSVRKRLDLERPVPLEVITDALEVALQAPSGSNAQGWHWIVLTDPEPKMIVAEYYRKSYFAYAEAGAAARAAKPPKDLETAEKVASSATYLAEIMEQVPALVIGAIHVPGGELPEGNQAGVWGSLLPGAWSLALALRERGLGSAWTTLHLEYEREVAQALGIPENIRQGVLLPVAYTKGTEFKRAKRAPLETVLHVNGW, from the coding sequence ATGGCACTCGACTTCCCGCACCTGGATCTGTCCGCCGACGAGGTACTGACCACCACCCGGTCCGTGCGCAAGCGTCTCGACCTGGAGCGGCCGGTGCCGCTGGAGGTGATCACCGACGCGCTCGAGGTGGCGCTGCAGGCACCGTCGGGCAGTAATGCGCAGGGGTGGCACTGGATCGTGCTGACCGATCCCGAGCCCAAGATGATCGTCGCCGAGTACTACCGCAAGTCCTACTTCGCCTACGCCGAGGCGGGTGCGGCGGCGCGTGCGGCCAAGCCGCCCAAGGATCTCGAAACCGCCGAGAAGGTGGCCTCCAGCGCCACCTACCTCGCCGAGATCATGGAGCAGGTGCCCGCCCTGGTGATCGGCGCGATCCACGTGCCCGGCGGAGAGCTGCCGGAGGGCAACCAGGCCGGGGTCTGGGGATCGCTGCTGCCCGGCGCGTGGAGCCTGGCGCTCGCCCTGCGCGAGCGCGGCCTCGGCTCCGCCTGGACGACGCTGCACCTGGAGTACGAGCGCGAGGTGGCGCAGGCCCTGGGCATTCCGGAGAACATCCGGCAGGGCGTGCTCCTGCCCGTCGCCTACACCAAGGGCACGGAGTTCAAGCGCGCCAAGCGCGCCCCGCTGGAGACGGTGCTGCACGTCAACGGCTGGTAG
- a CDS encoding serine/threonine-protein kinase: MASEPGESIAGYVIESVLGTGGMGTVYRVRHRTLPRSVALKVLQSQLSADPSVRSRFDREADLIAGLKHPHIVDVYDRGESDGHLWIAMELVEGGNLAETVHREGQFSLDRTVAVIEQVADALDYAHQHGIIHRDVKPANFLVDRGRRGEQVKLADFGIGAAQTEVGQNTQAGTVVGTLAYTAPEALLGHPVDHRADVYSLACATVVLLTGAPPFTTTISGQLMLAHISQNPPSIRLKRPDLSPEVDHVLSRAMAKNPADRFATAGAFADALAAAARRMSGAAGMAPPVAPQGANWQGTPSNPALATGFHPGGPSPVPGGPGLPPGAPTGLLGAVGPGQPGPGGPGGPMGPSSPSMPVHGGPRGASKNRKRLLIGGAAALVVVLVAVLSVVLLRGGGDDGPALDAWSARTITDVNGTTDIRERPERIVALGPGDAELVAALGFDVVAGANGSKSEMPSWVPALANTPTAGTSADPDRSAIENAKPDLIIDTDPAAAEKVKDLKSLADGRALAVTAEGKGGWTWQDQLTFIAEALGAKERAEAVKRTFQERITELRAAHPDFASKKVDLVHYDGAATVLASTNANALQLLGLLGFSAQVPVTGTGAWITLGSTDLYKVVNNSQVDRTVVARTDPAGGNGGFDGLPSSLIYGVPIIILDKTNGVDALLYGGPLAIDTIESTVLPALAKGLK, translated from the coding sequence GTGGCGTCGGAACCCGGTGAATCGATCGCGGGATACGTGATCGAGTCGGTACTCGGTACCGGCGGTATGGGCACGGTGTACCGCGTGCGGCACCGAACGCTGCCCCGCTCCGTGGCCCTGAAGGTGCTGCAGAGCCAGCTCTCGGCGGACCCGTCGGTGCGGTCGCGGTTCGACCGCGAGGCCGACCTGATCGCCGGGCTCAAGCACCCGCACATCGTGGACGTCTACGACCGCGGCGAGTCCGACGGGCACCTGTGGATCGCGATGGAGCTGGTCGAGGGCGGCAACCTCGCCGAGACCGTGCACCGGGAGGGGCAGTTCAGCCTCGACCGCACCGTCGCCGTGATCGAGCAGGTCGCCGACGCCCTCGACTACGCGCACCAGCACGGCATCATCCACCGCGACGTCAAGCCCGCCAACTTCCTCGTCGACCGGGGCCGCCGGGGCGAGCAGGTCAAGCTCGCCGACTTCGGGATCGGCGCCGCGCAGACGGAGGTCGGGCAGAACACGCAGGCGGGCACCGTCGTCGGGACGCTCGCGTACACCGCGCCCGAGGCGCTGCTCGGGCACCCCGTCGATCACCGGGCGGACGTGTACTCGCTCGCCTGCGCCACCGTCGTGCTGCTCACGGGCGCACCGCCGTTCACCACCACCATCTCCGGCCAGCTCATGCTGGCGCACATCAGCCAGAACCCGCCCAGCATCCGGCTCAAGCGGCCCGACCTCTCGCCCGAGGTCGATCACGTGCTGAGCCGCGCGATGGCGAAGAACCCCGCGGACCGGTTCGCCACCGCGGGCGCGTTCGCCGATGCCCTGGCCGCCGCGGCCCGCCGCATGTCGGGCGCCGCGGGCATGGCGCCGCCCGTCGCGCCGCAGGGCGCGAATTGGCAGGGAACACCGTCGAATCCGGCGCTCGCCACCGGTTTCCACCCCGGCGGACCGTCGCCGGTCCCCGGAGGCCCGGGCCTGCCGCCCGGTGCGCCGACGGGGCTGCTCGGTGCCGTGGGGCCGGGGCAGCCGGGGCCGGGCGGCCCGGGTGGTCCGATGGGGCCGAGTTCGCCGTCGATGCCCGTGCACGGCGGCCCGCGGGGTGCGTCGAAGAACCGCAAGCGTCTCCTGATCGGCGGTGCCGCAGCGCTCGTCGTGGTGCTGGTGGCGGTGCTCTCCGTGGTGCTGCTCCGCGGGGGCGGCGACGACGGGCCGGCGCTCGACGCGTGGAGCGCGCGCACCATCACCGATGTCAACGGCACCACCGACATCCGGGAGCGACCGGAGCGGATCGTCGCGCTGGGGCCGGGCGATGCGGAGCTCGTCGCCGCGCTGGGCTTCGACGTGGTCGCCGGTGCGAACGGCTCGAAGTCCGAGATGCCTTCCTGGGTGCCCGCTCTCGCGAACACGCCGACCGCCGGCACCTCCGCCGACCCGGACCGGTCGGCGATCGAGAACGCGAAGCCGGACCTGATCATCGACACCGACCCCGCGGCGGCGGAGAAGGTCAAGGACCTCAAGTCGCTCGCCGACGGCCGTGCGCTGGCCGTCACCGCCGAGGGCAAGGGCGGGTGGACCTGGCAGGACCAGCTGACCTTCATCGCCGAGGCGCTGGGCGCGAAGGAGCGGGCCGAGGCGGTCAAGCGGACCTTCCAGGAACGGATCACCGAGCTCCGCGCGGCCCACCCCGATTTCGCGAGCAAGAAGGTGGACCTCGTCCATTACGACGGCGCCGCTACCGTGCTCGCCTCCACCAACGCGAACGCGCTGCAGCTGCTCGGGCTGCTGGGATTCTCGGCGCAGGTCCCGGTCACGGGCACCGGGGCGTGGATCACGCTGGGATCGACCGATCTCTACAAAGTGGTCAACAACAGCCAGGTCGATCGGACCGTCGTGGCGCGCACCGACCCCGCCGGCGGCAACGGCGGATTCGACGGCCTCCCGTCGTCGCTGATCTACGGCGTGCCGATCATCATCCTGGACAAGACGAACGGCGTGGACGCACTGCTCTACGGCGGCCCCCTCGCGATCGATACCATCGAGTCCACCGTTCTTCCCGCACTCGCGAAGGGGCTCAAGTGA
- a CDS encoding endonuclease domain-containing protein, whose translation MGRRTSELAATETAHRIRTEYQQVLRGIHLPIQDEVTFAERRRAVMQVYPAAVFCGWTAARMHAVPYADEDRPLELWLPEHRRRDGLVIRRCAMPPSDILRRREFALTSEVRTAIDLARFVEGDEAIAAVDQCVRTDRFGRHVTSVDEMERYLSSHPRLHRSSRVRRVLAEVDGRAESPQETHVRLLLHRAGLTVFVPQVKIARGRYRVDLGAEEFRVAVEYDGGHHRNRDQHRADIARWNRLQYDHGWTVVLANAWSLAGGRDELLRQARAALRDRGWTPR comes from the coding sequence ATGGGACGCAGAACGTCGGAGTTGGCGGCCACCGAGACGGCGCATCGGATCCGCACCGAGTACCAGCAGGTCCTCCGCGGCATCCACCTGCCGATCCAGGACGAGGTCACCTTCGCCGAGCGGCGGCGGGCGGTGATGCAGGTGTATCCGGCAGCCGTGTTCTGCGGATGGACCGCCGCCCGGATGCACGCGGTGCCGTACGCCGACGAGGACCGCCCCCTCGAGCTGTGGTTGCCGGAGCACCGTCGGCGCGATGGCCTGGTGATCCGACGGTGCGCGATGCCCCCGTCGGACATCTTGCGGCGCAGGGAGTTCGCGCTGACGAGCGAGGTGCGCACCGCGATCGATCTGGCCCGGTTCGTCGAGGGCGACGAAGCGATCGCCGCCGTCGATCAATGCGTCCGGACCGACCGCTTCGGCCGGCACGTCACCTCCGTCGACGAGATGGAGCGGTACCTCTCGTCGCACCCCCGACTGCACCGCTCCAGCCGGGTGCGCAGGGTCCTGGCCGAGGTCGACGGTCGCGCGGAGTCACCCCAGGAGACGCACGTCCGGCTGCTCCTCCATCGCGCGGGCCTGACGGTGTTCGTTCCCCAGGTGAAGATCGCCCGCGGTCGCTACCGCGTGGACCTCGGCGCCGAGGAGTTCCGGGTCGCGGTCGAGTACGACGGTGGCCACCACCGCAATCGCGATCAGCACCGCGCGGACATCGCGCGGTGGAACCGCCTCCAGTACGACCACGGCTGGACCGTCGTTCTGGCGAACGCCTGGTCGCTGGCAGGCGGCCGCGACGAGCTCCTGCGGCAGGCTCGCGCCGCTCTCCGCGACCGCGGCTGGACACCCCGATGA
- a CDS encoding isochorismatase family protein codes for MNALLVIDVQESFRRGEAWSQVSNPDLVDDVNRLVAAARARGELVVWILHSEPGSGGVFDPLSGHVALQAGLTPVKGEPTLVKTTRNAFTSTDLSRVLTRAGTRNVTISGIQTEQCCETTARLAADLGFEVDFVTEATATFPIARPDTGEVLSAAAVIERTEFALAGRFATIRTLDEAVEGAA; via the coding sequence ATGAACGCACTGTTGGTCATCGATGTACAGGAGTCCTTTCGTCGCGGAGAGGCCTGGTCGCAAGTATCGAACCCGGACCTCGTCGACGATGTGAACCGGCTGGTAGCAGCCGCTCGGGCCCGTGGCGAGTTGGTGGTGTGGATCCTCCATAGCGAGCCGGGCAGTGGCGGCGTCTTCGACCCGCTCTCCGGTCACGTCGCCCTGCAAGCGGGCCTCACCCCAGTGAAGGGCGAGCCGACGCTCGTCAAGACCACGCGGAACGCCTTCACGAGCACCGACCTCAGCCGCGTACTGACGCGTGCCGGCACCAGGAACGTGACGATCTCCGGAATCCAGACGGAGCAGTGCTGCGAGACCACCGCACGGTTGGCGGCCGACCTCGGGTTCGAGGTCGACTTCGTCACCGAGGCGACGGCGACGTTCCCGATCGCGCGGCCGGATACCGGCGAGGTGCTCAGTGCCGCGGCCGTCATCGAACGGACGGAGTTCGCCCTCGCCGGGCGGTTCGCCACGATTCGCACACTCGACGAGGCGGTCGAGGGCGCGGCATGA
- a CDS encoding GlxA family transcriptional regulator — translation MNPTTVAVLLVPGVHLLDVAGPAQAFAAATDLGYEYHLRYVGEEPQVTSHQGLTLMAETALPALRSNDAVVIPGWRTDTGAVPLTAVTLRWIAAHHAAGGTVMSVCAGAFALGAAGLLDGRRCTTHHALCDQLARRVPAATVVRDVLHVTDGGLRTSAGIASGIDATLALLVDRHGPAVAASVSRAMVVYARRNGQASQHSVMLRHRGHVNDAVHRALDLIDGRYSESIPLRELAAAVGVSPRTLSRSFGAELGTTPLRYQQAVRVEHAEILIEQGATVESAAHAVGFSDARMLRRLRARRD, via the coding sequence GTGAATCCGACGACGGTCGCGGTCCTCCTCGTTCCCGGCGTGCACCTGCTGGATGTGGCGGGGCCCGCTCAGGCGTTCGCCGCGGCCACCGACCTCGGGTACGAGTACCACCTGCGGTACGTGGGGGAGGAGCCGCAGGTGACCAGTCACCAGGGCCTGACACTGATGGCTGAGACCGCACTTCCTGCGCTGCGCTCGAACGACGCCGTGGTGATTCCGGGTTGGCGCACCGATACCGGTGCGGTCCCGCTCACCGCCGTGACCCTGCGGTGGATCGCGGCACATCACGCCGCCGGTGGCACCGTGATGTCCGTGTGCGCGGGCGCTTTCGCGCTCGGTGCGGCGGGCTTGCTCGACGGTCGCCGGTGCACCACGCACCACGCGCTCTGCGATCAGCTCGCGAGACGCGTTCCGGCCGCCACGGTGGTGCGTGACGTCCTGCACGTGACCGACGGAGGTCTTCGCACCTCGGCCGGTATCGCGAGCGGCATCGATGCGACCCTGGCCCTGCTCGTCGATCGCCACGGTCCCGCCGTCGCCGCGTCGGTCTCCCGAGCGATGGTGGTCTACGCCCGGCGGAACGGGCAGGCCTCACAGCATTCGGTGATGCTGCGACACCGGGGTCATGTCAACGACGCTGTGCATCGAGCCCTCGATCTGATCGACGGCCGGTACTCCGAATCGATCCCGCTGCGCGAACTCGCCGCGGCCGTCGGCGTCAGCCCGCGCACCCTGTCCAGGTCATTCGGTGCGGAACTGGGAACCACACCGCTCCGGTATCAACAGGCGGTGCGGGTGGAGCACGCGGAGATCCTGATCGAACAGGGCGCGACGGTCGAGTCCGCGGCGCACGCCGTCGGGTTCTCCGATGCGCGGATGCTGCGACGGCTGCGCGCTCGGCGGGACTGA